From Zingiber officinale cultivar Zhangliang chromosome 5B, Zo_v1.1, whole genome shotgun sequence, the proteins below share one genomic window:
- the LOC121985075 gene encoding heavy metal-associated isoprenylated plant protein 35-like, protein MAKEAELKSVDLKVSVNCCEGCKRKVLKALSTKGVLRAEIHPTLPKVTVIGNVDVGILIKKLSKVGKSAEVLSEETQKPQRDDGVSEKEKDKGKEPENDKSSSIDNGKSNESKSTLNKDEIGKDKEGEKNPVVVETTKGVYPTIVTTIPQMSLYQTIAPQAKVYYPVEPVVVPMPYYPMNADPAPAAFYIQDYRYYETPSYRHSPPQSQAMAALGDYFNEDNTVGCRIM, encoded by the exons ATGGCAAAGGAAGCCGAATTGAAG AGTGTCGATCTGAAGGTTTCTGTTAACTGTTGTGAGGGATGCAAGAGGAAAGTTTTGAAGGCCTTGAGCACCAAAG GTGTACTGAGGGCAGAGATTCATCCAACCCTGCCCAAAGTGACGGTCATTGGCAATGTTGATGTAGGAATCCTGATAAAGAAGTTGTCCAAAGTCGGGAAAAGTGCTGAAGTATTGTCCGAGGAGACGCAAAAGCCGCAAAGAGATGATGGGGTAAGCGAGAAGGAAAAGGATAAAGGGAAAGAACCCGAGAACGATAAGAGTTCTTCGATCGACAATGGAAAGAGTAATGAGAGCAAGAGCACCCTAAACAAGGATGAGATTGGCAaagataaagaaggagaaaagaATCCCGTGGTTGTCGAAACAACAAAGGGTGTGTACCCTACAATTGTAACCACCATTCCACAAATGAGCTTGTACCAAACTATAGCACCACAAGCCAAAGTTTACTACCCGGTGGAGCCTGTTGTAGTTCCCATGCCATACTACCCCATGAATGCCGACCCTGCTCCGGCCGCATTCTACATTCAAGACTATCGCTACTACGAAACGCCGTCCTACCGCCATTCACCACCGCAGTCGCAAGCAATGGCTGCTCTCGGTGACTACTTCAACGAAGACAATACGGTAGGTTGCCGGATCATGTGA